In Bradysia coprophila strain Holo2 chromosome X unlocalized genomic scaffold, BU_Bcop_v1 contig_38, whole genome shotgun sequence, the following proteins share a genomic window:
- the LOC119069614 gene encoding uncharacterized protein LOC119069614, with translation MCGNDCFEIGPPPPDTILSLPPPPLPAFLLPRSAIVAISGNESQPCFAAFICQPSTGHRDKTNIEFIESPRKGIDDSWIVIIISSCVGVLFLGVLLAMLLIKCRDSYNVRKTTNKPPTLEVICESHVNVKPASYATTNTICPCSSNTHQIQRQLASENRMLWATLTPHGTRHYITEPEPYRHEEHYEVIDSDSIRRKFHTNVNHSASSSPRRIPIKSFDNSAFIDYEYDGFYNTDDLDSGYQEPHEILETLSRSSPRPLVSSPTRIEHPNMAPLNMHPHSRGYTGTLSKRPTIHRRTSETSSHGTPNN, from the exons ATGTGCGGCAAtgattgttttgaaattggacCACCACCACCCGACACCATTTTATCGTTGCCACCACCACCGTTGCCGGCTTTTCTATTGCCACGATCCG CAATAGTTGCGATATCGGGCAATGAATCACAACCGTGTTTCGCTGCGTTTATATGCCAACCGTCAACGGGCCACAGAGACAAGACGAATATTGAATTCATCGAATCACCGAGAAAAG GAATAGATGATTCATGGATTGTGATAATTATTTCATCGTGTGTTGGAGTGCTGTTTCTAGGGGTTTTACTTGCGATGCTGTTAATTAAATGTCGAGA TTCGTATAACGTTCGTAAGACAACGAATAAACCGCCAACATTAGAAGTGATATGTGAATCTCATGTAAATGTAAAGCCAGCCTCTTACGCCACAACAAATACAATATGTCCATGTTCATCGAATACTCATCAAATACAACGTCAGCTAGCTAGTGAAAATCGCATGCTCTGGGCGACATTAACGCCGCATGGTACAAGGCATTATATTACCGAGCCAGAACCGTATCGGCATGAAGAACATTACGAAGTTATAGATAGCGATAgtataagaagaaaatttcacacaaatgtTAACCATAGTGCTAGTTCCAGTCCTAGACGGATTCCAATAAAG TCATTCGATAACAGCGCATTCATTGATTATGAATACGACGGTTTTTACAATACGGACGATCTGGACTCGGGGTATCAAGAGCCGCACGAAATACTTGAAACTCTGTCCCGAAGTTCGCCGAGACCGTTAGTATCATCGCCCACACGAATCGAGCATCCAAATATGGCACCGCTGAATATGCATCCGCACAGTCGTGGCTATACGGGGACGCTAAGCAAACGACCAACAATACATCGACGCACCAGTGAAACATCTTCTCATGGAACACCAAATAATTAA